agagaaagagtgtgAGAGGGGGGATCGAGGTTTGGGATTTCTTGGTCGTTGGGTTTGATTTCGTGGCTCGTCTAGCGGGCTTGGGGTGGTCGAAGAACTCTTGGGGTGGGTGGCCGGCGCTGCACACAAGAGAGATAGAAATCAGGAGAGAGTGTGTGAAGAgatattatgtttttttgtctagtttagaagaagaagaaaaaaaggaaaaggaaaaagaaaaagaaaagaaaatatttatttatcatttatttattttttatattttttaaattatttttcataataatttaacaattaatattacgtggactacttaaaatttgccacgtgtacattTGTGTACACGTGAGCAATTCTGTGtggtatttaaataaaaattttagatggAAGTGTAATGAACAAAACAGAACCTTGGTAGGTTTTACCGtcaaaatttcgatttttttacttaagtgttaaaaaataaaaagttcaaATAGTTTTGCCGCTAATATTCCTAAACTATAAAGCAactaaaaacaactaaaaaaaaacaactttattatttttattaaaaatgtatttttgtacataaaaaaattcaaaacataaatataaaaaattttccataaaaaaattaattttttttttaccatttttatGCTTTCATTACtctttaataatataataacaaaTTTCAACAATTCATTGACTTAGTTTATACCCATCTTTAACTTGTGAATGTGAAACCTTTTCCTAACCcccaaacatatatatatgtcacaTCTTCTCTCCCTCACCAACCCATCTACCTTCAATAGCCTATTCCATTTTCGTTGTCTTAGAAGTGAAGaattccattaaaaaaaataaattattctatatttatgtttcaTATATTAATAGATTTTGTGAAAACCATATAAGTTTATCAAGGACAttctttaaaaaagaaaaagtaattaTCTCCATTAATAATGGTCTATAATAAGTTTTTCACACTTCCTTCTTTCTTAACTACCGTCTTCATCTACGAAGAACATCTTTAATTgagtattaaaaaaataatatattaattcattttaacacacttaaaagaaaaaaaaatatcactttaaTAATGTTTTAAAACGTGCACTAAATTTAATACATAGTAAAAGTTCTACTAAATTTGacacaaaatataatattgtGCAAAATTCGGTacgatatataatattatattaaatttaatttacagtaaatattattatttttatttattattataacattaattatataattcatGAGTTTTACGAAACTTTacattctttatttattttattattgttatttaaacaataaaaaagtaataaatttttgtgtattttcaaTAAAATAGCAAATGATTattaatatcaaatattttttcttttacttaCTTTACATATGCATTAAAACATAATTGTAATTTGTTAATAATAGGTTAATATAGCACAAACTCATTGATTTTGTTGtgataaatttaatataaattttgggTCTTGCATTAGAGATAATCTTAATTTATACATATTGGCTCATTTgaaacgccgtattaggtcgtattgtattgtattatattaaattgtattttatgcaatatttttatataaaactatatgtggtattaccttttatggacacctaaatatataatatttataattaaagtttaacatagtattatataaaaatataatatataatccaattcaatattatacgatacaatacaatacgacctaatacaatataatactattaaattcataaaattatatatgagattttttaaaaattaagaaaaaaaaagagtaataaCAAAAATAGCATTTATAGATTTTTGCTTCTATTTATTCtccaaaataatataaatgatttttttaattgtaaaatttATTCAATTAGATCAACTTGACCTCAACAATATCAACAATATCAAATGGGAGATTACATTCTGAAAAAATACAATTAGCATATAAACAAGCTGCTCTAGGCATAAGATGAGCAGCCTGATTATCAGACCGTttgacaaaatataaaaaaatatcactaaaaaaaataaaagttgtttACAATCCTCAGCGATACAACAAAAAGTGGATGACAAAACATTCAAATTTCTAACTGCTTGTACCAATACCAGACAATCAGATTCGATAATACTAACACTTGGAAAATCGCGCTTCAACCATGATAACACTTTCTTAAGAGCTACAGCTTCAGTAATCTCTGGAAGAACTTGCCCAATTTGTAATCTTGTAATCCCAGTCACGACTCGACCCTTGTGACCCAAACAACTCCACCAAAACCATGCCTTCCCTTCTCGTTAAACAATACAACATCAATATTTACCTTGAGTTTTTCATAACTTGGTTTAGACCATAGCTTAGCTCCATCCGAAAGATACAAAGTATCAAATGCAGGAAACAAACTTCCTTCTTGAGTTTTTCTCCACTGATCAAGAGTGATATGAGCCAAATTGGCAACGAACTCCACCCAAATTTTCTTACCCTTCCACAAGAGTTGATTTTGTGCGAACTAAATGGCCCAAACCAACATCACCGCCTGAACACTTTGTTCCTCACCCAATCGTGAGAACAAATAAAGAAACCAGTCCCCAAATGACCCTACATCAACTGGAATCATAGCCAAACTTGCTACCCGCCAACAATTCTGGGCAAATTCACAGCAGTGCAAAATTGATTCACTCGTCCCATGACAAATCAGACACAACAAAGAGACATCCACATGTTTAGCCTTCATATGAACTCTCATAGGAAGACATCCACTAACAACCCTCCATACACAATTTTTTGCTTTTGGAGGAAGTTTAAATTGCCAAAACTTCTTCCAAAACGCCACAACTGCCCCTTCCACACTATCCTCACGGTTtgcttataataatttaaacacATTCTTAACTGTATACTCGCTAGAAGAGTCAAACTCCCAATATCATTAATTCTTAGTACCCAAATTAGAGAGGGAAATACTAAGAATATTGATCCCACTTCCTCATCAAATAAATCTTTGACAACATCAACATCCCAAACTTTTTCACTCACCACAAAAAGACTATTAACATTTTCATTAACCAAATTAGGATCCAAACCATCCTAACTCTGAATTGACCCATTTGGAACCCACAAAGCATCAAATAAAAGTGTCTGCTCTCCATTAATATTACCAATTCTCTTATTCATCCTTTTACAAATCAAATCATTTACCGTAACAAAACTTCTCTAAATATAACTTGAATTATTAccaaattttgtggaaagaaagttctcattttttcttttcaaaagtaAACAATATAAATGATTGAAATTACCCAATTCTGTTAACAAAATAATGGAAGACGTGGCTGCTTACAAATTTCATTtggatttagaaaaaaaaaaaaaaatctgaaaaaatcataaatactttatttttcttaaacaaaaataataaatgtttGTAATAATTAGTTATAACAACTAGAAAAAATTGAgcagagaaaagaaaaaggcaAATGATGAAATGATTGAGCTATAATCTCTCTATCTGGTGGGCGCAGGTCCTACTACTCTGGTGGTATCCACGTCAGTTTCTTCCAAGTCGGTTGGTGAAATTCTCAGCTGGAACAAAAAAGTACCAAACTTCCCATATCCGTACCACCTTCTTCAAACCCCAATAATTTGTCTCAAACTCAAAAATTATCAAATCAAATTCATTTTTTTGGATTTATACacatgtatgtatatgtttacgTTTATATTTTCCAAGCTAGAAAGAAAGTAGTGAAAATTTCATTTTCAAtagtttttttttgcatttgagTTTATAAAGTTGGAATCTTTAAAAGAGCTTAGCTAAGCTAATTGGTTATGGGTTTGTTTTGTTGCAGCTGGAATCGGCGTAGTTTGAGCTTTAATGTCGTTGTTGCGCAAATTCTTTTTTAGGAAACCCCCAGATGGGTTGATCGAGTTGTGCGAACGAGTTTACGGTGATTAATTTATTGGTTTATgatttgggatttttttttttttggtttaatgaATTAATGGGATTCGGTTTGATTGATTTTGAGTTTGAATGTTAGGTGTTTGTGGAAATGACTCGTTAAGGAAAATGGAGGAATTGAACGTTTTGTCTCTGTATGTGCAGTTTTCGATTGTTGTTTCAGTACTGAGGCTTTGGATGAAGAGAGCTACAAGGCTTATACTGGGAATATATTTAATCAGTTTCGAGATTTTTTGCCTGATGCTTCGTTCTTGGTGTTTAATTTTCGTGAGGGAGAGACACAAAGTGAGATGGCTAAGGTTTTGTCTGAGTATGATATGACCATAATGGACTACCCTAGGCAGTTTGAGGGTTGCCCAGTTCTCAAAATGGAGTTAGTTCATCATTTTCTGAGATCAAGTGAGAGTTGGCTTTCACTTGGGCAACAGAATGTGTTGTTAATGCATTGTGAGCGAGGTGGTTGGCCTGTTCTTGCTTTTATGTTGGCTGCATTGTTGATTTACAGGAAGCAGTATAGTGGGGAACAAAAGACGTTGGACATGGTCTACAAGATGGCTCCCAATGAACTGTTACATTTACTGACATCATTGACACCGTTCCCTTCTCAGCTTCGGTATCTGCAGTATGTCTCGCGAAGGAATATTGTAGCCTCAGAATGGCCTCCACAGGATAGGTCACTGAGGTTGGACTGCATCATGCTGAGGTTCATTCCCGATTTCGGGAATGGGGGTTGCCGTCCTTTATTTCGAATATATGGACAAGACCCGGTTGCTGGTGCAGATCAAGCTCCCAAAGTATTGCACTCAACTCCAAAAAGAAACAAACCCATCCGCACTTACAAGCAGGTGATTTTTACCTTTAATTTATGTGTTACTTAAACACTCTTTTTCTGGCTGCAAGTAAGCAACttataatttgttgttgatagTTTAGGATTGATTGTATTGTTGCAGGAAGAAAGTGAACTGGTTAAAATTGACATCAATTGCCTTGTTCAAGGTGATGTTGTGGTCGAGTGTGTTAGCATGAATGATGACATGCAGTGGGAAGAGATGATGTTCCGATTTATGTTTAATACTGCTTTTATTAGGTCCAATATTTTGATACTTAATCCTGATGAAGTCGACATGTTGTGGGATGCTAGGGATAAATTTCCGAAGAACTTTAAAGCAGAGGTATGTATTTCTGCTTACTGGATTGCATTTGTTGTTTTGGGTTCCTTTTTGACATTCAATCTGTTGGCTGGTTGTTCTTTGGATGAAGATTCTTTTCTCTGAGATGGATGCTGCAACTTCAATCATTAGACGTAGTGTCTCGTTATTTGAGGAAAAGGAGGGTCTTCCTGAAGAGGCATTTGCTAAAGTTCAAGAGTTCTTTAGTCACGTGGACTGGTTAGATCTGAGGGCTGATGCTGCCTTGAATGCCCTCCAACAAATGAGTGTATCCCCCCATACTGTCCATGAAAAATCCGATAATGATTCTCATAAGAGTGCTGAAACTGGTGTTTTGCAGCAACTTCAGAAAACAAGTCCAAAAGAGGATCAAAAGAAAATGAATTTCACCAAGTCAGATGATGCCTTACCTGAGAATCTGGAGGTCACTTGTCCAATGACTGCATCTTTAGGTGTCTCAAACTCCACTGTTGGTATATCACCTGAACCTTTGGGTTCCAATAGTATTTTTCTTGCCCCGTTGACACCTTGCAAGCCCAGGCCTTTACAACCTCACTTGATTGGTAATACCATATCTCCTTCACAATCACCTCCACCTCCACCTCCACCTGCTCCACTGCAACCATATCACATTTCGACTTCAGAGCTTGAAAATTCATCACCAAGAAAAGGGGCCATAACATTATCACAAGATGAAGCTCAAACATCAAAAACAAGCTCCTCAACTACTCCTGGAGCTCCAACCTCAACTACCCattttggaaatatttcatCTAGCCCACCCTCTTCCCCTACAATTGATGCAATTAGTTCTTCAACTCAGCCTCGGAGAACTCCATCTAGAAAACCCCCACCATCTCCAATCACTCCCGCTCCTTCTACGCCATCTTTAAGGGAAAGCCTTCAAGCTAGAcctcctcctcctccaccaCCCCCACCCCCTCCTCCCATAGATAATGCAATTACGTTATCAACTCAATTAACTCAAATTCCATGCAAAACGACTCCACCACGACCACCTCCCCCTCCTCCTACACTACCCTCAAGGGAAAATACTTCTATTGGTCCTAGAACTCCTCCAccacctcctcctcctcctcttcACCCTGGCGCTCGAACCCCTTCTTCAGTGCCACCACCGCCTCCTCCTCCTTTTCACCTTGGCCCAAGAACCCCTTCTTCAGtcccaccaccaccacctcctccTCTTCACCCTGGCCCTCGAACCCCTTCTTCAGTGCCACCACCACCTCCTCCTGCTCCTTTCCTCTCATCAAAACAGTCAAAGTCCACTTCACAGACCTCTTTATCTGCTCCTTCAGTTCCCCCACCCCCTGCTCCTTTCCTTAGTAGGACAAATAGTTCCTCTAATGGTGGAAAAGGACGATTATTGCGCACCATCAGttccaaaaacaataaaaaattgaaaccatTGCATTGGATGAAAATAACAAGAGCAACACAAGGAAGTTTGTGGGCTGAGGCACCAAAATATGGTGAAAATGCAATGTATGATTTACAAtgctgaaaaagaaaaagatatatGTGTAATGAAGTTAAATTGTGATTTCACTCTTCTGTTATCTTAAGCcttaaatttatttgtttatttttctttcaattagaGCTCCAGAGATTGACATGTCAGAGCTTGAAAGTCTTTTCTCAGCAGCACTTCCAAATTTAACAAACGGGAGGAAATCTATGAAGCGTGGTTCAGTTGGATCTAAACCTGAGAAAGTGCAACTGGTAATTTAGGTTTTGGCTCTCATTAAGTCTTTGCTTAAATATTCAAACAGGAGCTTTCTTTGTTTGtcccttttttatttatttgttttatggcCCTTATGTACCATGTGAAGGTACCTTGAAATAAATTTTGATTTATCAGATCTAAGCAGACCTTTGCACTTTAACGCTGGACTTATTTTTGGTATAATTATGTTTATGATGATAAAGCACACTGACTTGATATAAAATGGGGGATAGGAAATTAAGAGGGAGACGGGAAATGAATACTGACTTGATAATCTCATGCTATAGTGCTCTGAAGGAATACTGAAATTAGAATCCATTTGCTATTCCCGATTCTTGCAGATTGATCACAGACGAGCATACAATTGTGAGATTATGCTTTCGAAGGTGAAAGTTCCATTGCATGTGTTGATGGTAAGCCTTTTTAAACATATTTTACTCAATGAATTCATTTATCTAACCttattaacttttaattttaacaGTAGTTGAAGAGGCAATGTATTGAATAGTGTTAGAAAACTTTGCAGTGTGTGTCTTTCTCAATGACATTAGCTTCCAAAAATTACTTTTGTTCATAAAAGTTGACTGCATAACCAGTTGGCTAAAGTGTTTTTGTGTAATAGTAATGAAGCTACCATTTTGTTTGTGTTGAGACTAACCATATGTACATGTAGAATAAGAGATTATTAAACGGCCTTTCAACCATGGTTCACATTTGCAATACATAATCCTCTCTCCATGGTCATCTCAAAGAGAAAGGGGAAGCCAATAGTTCtcaaaccaattttgaaaagaaaGAGAGGAACCCAAGAGGTGTAGCTCAAAACAATTAGGCATGTAGTGTGCTCTCATAAGATATGAGGTTTGAGTATCTTGGTGTTGGGTATCTACATAGCAGTTAGTAtaggtttatgtctctcaaaTAATGTGGGTAGGCGAGGAGCATATTCTCCTCCATCCCAAAGGAGAAATTTACTCTGAAGTttagaaagatatatatatataaactgcaATTGTTGTATATAAGTCCCTTTTCCAGAAGTTTTTTCTTAATGGTAACTGAACTAACTAAAATAGAATGGAGCTGGGTGCTTATTTGATGTAACCCTGTGAAGAGAGTTCCTTGGCACATTTTTTGCTATGCTGGTTTATCTGTATGAAAGTCATCAAGTGGGCACTACCTAGTGATCATAATTGGATTTAAGAAGAATATTAATCGTCTAAATTATTTTCTGGTATTGCTCCTTGCAGTGCATGTTGTACAGGATTTCAACTTAATTATGCTTTGTTTTGTTCTTCGAGATTTATTGTGCCAAATTCATTACACATTAAGAAATCATTTTCTCTAGTTCCCCTTATCAATGTGAACTTTTATATGACATTAACAGAATTCAGTGCTCTCCCTGGAAGATTCAGCTTTAGATGTTGATCAGGTTGAAAACCTCATTAAGTTTTGTCCAACAAAAGAGGAGATGGAACTTCTTAAGGTAGGACACAGTTTTTGAGGGATTACCATCTTCCTGTCTGAGGTTATAATTGGCAATTATATATGTGTTCAGGCCTACACTGGAGAAAAGGAGAAGTTAGGGAGATGTGAACAGGTCAGTGAGATGTTATTCTTCCTTTCCTTCTGTTAACCTGTAGCCATTTATTGGAAATTTGATATGAGCATCTCCATGCAATGTTCCATTTTGTTTTCTAGAACTTAAGTTTGTTAAGATCTATGAACTTAACTCTTTTGCTATATTTCTAACCAAATTGATTGCATTTGAGTTTATGATTGGGTGAGTAAGGGTATGTTTTTGTGAGTAGTACTGGTTCATGTCATCATAAATGCATCTTATTAAGAAAATGAGAGTAGGATGCTTTCGTGCGCATCCTAAGTAACAGCATGCTTCCAtaggtttttttcttttctttaaatCTGATTTTGAACAATTGACTGTAGCTAGGCCATGATTAAACAGATTTGGTGTGCATCTTAAATAGCTAaatttatacatatacatatccTTCCTATCTTTTACAGCTTATAACATCTTTTTATTTGCAACAGTTCTTCTTAGAATTGATGCAAGTACCACGTGTAGAATCTAAACTCAGAGTCTATTCATTTAAGATACAGTTCCGCTCTCAGGTGAATACATATACAAAATTAGATCAAGTtgtgttttttttcttcctcttctttattCCTTACTTACCTCagcttttattttgttttgtaattTCATGTAGATTTCTGATCTTCGCAATAGCCTCAATATTGTGAACTCTGCAACAGAAGAGGCAAGTTATTCTACCtgctctccttttttttttcttttcattgtaacaaaattttaaagtacaattcaaatctttttttaattttatcacTGATGTTTCAGATCAGAAACTCAAATAAATTGAAAAGAATCATGCAGACAATT
This Cannabis sativa cultivar Pink pepper isolate KNU-18-1 chromosome 6, ASM2916894v1, whole genome shotgun sequence DNA region includes the following protein-coding sequences:
- the LOC115694922 gene encoding formin-like protein 13 isoform X2, which encodes MAKVLSEYDMTIMDYPRQFEGCPVLKMELVHHFLRSSESWLSLGQQNVLLMHCERGGWPVLAFMLAALLIYRKQYSGEQKTLDMVYKMAPNELLHLLTSLTPFPSQLRYLQYVSRRNIVASEWPPQDRSLRLDCIMLRFIPDFGNGGCRPLFRIYGQDPVAGADQAPKVLHSTPKRNKPIRTYKQEESELVKIDINCLVQGDVVVECVSMNDDMQWEEMMFRFMFNTAFIRSNILILNPDEVDMLWDARDKFPKNFKAEILFSEMDAATSIIRRSVSLFEEKEGLPEEAFAKVQEFFSHVDWLDLRADAALNALQQMSVSPHTVHEKSDNDSHKSAETGVLQQLQKTSPKEDQKKMNFTKSDDALPENLEVTCPMTASLGVSNSTVGISPEPLGSNSIFLAPLTPCKPRPLQPHLIGNTISPSQSPPPPPPPAPLQPYHISTSELENSSPRKGAITLSQDEAQTSKTSSSTTPGAPTSTTHFGNISSSPPSSPTIDAISSSTQPRRTPSRKPPPSPITPAPSTPSLRESLQARPPPPPPPPPPPPIDNAITLSTQLTQIPCKTTPPRPPPPPPTLPSRENTSIGPRTPPPPPPPPLHPGARTPSSVPPPPPPPFHLGPRTPSSVPPPPPPPLHPGPRTPSSVPPPPPPAPFLSSKQSKSTSQTSLSAPSVPPPPAPFLSRTNSSSNGGKGRLLRTISSKNNKKLKPLHWMKITRATQGSLWAEAPKYGENAIAPEIDMSELESLFSAALPNLTNGRKSMKRGSVGSKPEKVQLIDHRRAYNCEIMLSKVKVPLHVLMNSVLSLEDSALDVDQVENLIKFCPTKEEMELLKAYTGEKEKLGRCEQFFLELMQVPRVESKLRVYSFKIQFRSQISDLRNSLNIVNSATEEIRNSNKLKRIMQTILSLGNALNQGTARGSAIGFKLDSLLKLTETRARNNKMTLMHYLCKVFADKLPEVLDFSKDLGSLEPASKIQLKILAEEMQAISKGLEEVVQELSTANNDSLVLENFCKTLKEFLQYAEAEVRSLASLYSAVGRNADAMILYFGEDLARCSYEQVVSTLLNFTRMFNQAHRENCKQLELEAKKAAESKNIKIVDSHKRSEEYVNV
- the LOC115694922 gene encoding formin-like protein 13 isoform X1, which produces MSLLRKFFFRKPPDGLIELCERVYVFDCCFSTEALDEESYKAYTGNIFNQFRDFLPDASFLVFNFREGETQSEMAKVLSEYDMTIMDYPRQFEGCPVLKMELVHHFLRSSESWLSLGQQNVLLMHCERGGWPVLAFMLAALLIYRKQYSGEQKTLDMVYKMAPNELLHLLTSLTPFPSQLRYLQYVSRRNIVASEWPPQDRSLRLDCIMLRFIPDFGNGGCRPLFRIYGQDPVAGADQAPKVLHSTPKRNKPIRTYKQEESELVKIDINCLVQGDVVVECVSMNDDMQWEEMMFRFMFNTAFIRSNILILNPDEVDMLWDARDKFPKNFKAEILFSEMDAATSIIRRSVSLFEEKEGLPEEAFAKVQEFFSHVDWLDLRADAALNALQQMSVSPHTVHEKSDNDSHKSAETGVLQQLQKTSPKEDQKKMNFTKSDDALPENLEVTCPMTASLGVSNSTVGISPEPLGSNSIFLAPLTPCKPRPLQPHLIGNTISPSQSPPPPPPPAPLQPYHISTSELENSSPRKGAITLSQDEAQTSKTSSSTTPGAPTSTTHFGNISSSPPSSPTIDAISSSTQPRRTPSRKPPPSPITPAPSTPSLRESLQARPPPPPPPPPPPPIDNAITLSTQLTQIPCKTTPPRPPPPPPTLPSRENTSIGPRTPPPPPPPPLHPGARTPSSVPPPPPPPFHLGPRTPSSVPPPPPPPLHPGPRTPSSVPPPPPPAPFLSSKQSKSTSQTSLSAPSVPPPPAPFLSRTNSSSNGGKGRLLRTISSKNNKKLKPLHWMKITRATQGSLWAEAPKYGENAIAPEIDMSELESLFSAALPNLTNGRKSMKRGSVGSKPEKVQLIDHRRAYNCEIMLSKVKVPLHVLMNSVLSLEDSALDVDQVENLIKFCPTKEEMELLKAYTGEKEKLGRCEQFFLELMQVPRVESKLRVYSFKIQFRSQISDLRNSLNIVNSATEEIRNSNKLKRIMQTILSLGNALNQGTARGSAIGFKLDSLLKLTETRARNNKMTLMHYLCKVFADKLPEVLDFSKDLGSLEPASKIQLKILAEEMQAISKGLEEVVQELSTANNDSLVLENFCKTLKEFLQYAEAEVRSLASLYSAVGRNADAMILYFGEDLARCSYEQVVSTLLNFTRMFNQAHRENCKQLELEAKKAAESKNIKIVDSHKRSEEYVNV